A section of the Humulus lupulus chromosome 2, drHumLupu1.1, whole genome shotgun sequence genome encodes:
- the LOC133819013 gene encoding protein PSK SIMULATOR 1, producing MVAEPWILKMGNQVSTNLKQALLLQTSKRKSLRNSSENSDKKNNKQTIGILSFEVANVMSKTVYLYKSLTDSEISKLKNEILKSEGVQNLVSSDESYLLELALAERLDDLNRVAAVVSRLGKRCTEPALQGFEHVYSDIMSGVIEVKELGFLVKDMEAMVRKMERYVNATSSLYSEMEVLNELERAMKKFQHNQHEESKRAFEQKFMWQKQDVRHLRDIALWNQTYDKVVELLARTVCTVYARICFVFGDSCLSFEASSPNKDEGIQVSGQLDHRRHSPMAAAPPLPPRRVLSKKNSGVVLKKGSSFKSQADSKRSELAMFRPEDIVFPCGTSPGRLFMECLSLSSSVSKFDDDDYYDGCGGDYEDRGSQISTCRSSIATNGSRREQRNHSSCFSRSLIGMDHQKQTNSMNGARFGPKSRLVCYAPPSTVGGSALALHYANVIIVIEKLLRYPHLVGEEARDDLYQMLPSSLRLSLRTNLKSYMKNLAIYDAPLAHDWKETLDGLLKWLAPLAHNMIRWQSERNFEQQQIVTRTNVLLLQTLYFADREKTEAAICKLLLGLNYICRYEHQQNALLDCASSFDFEDCMEWQLQCRAAAYVD from the coding sequence ATGGTTGCAGAGCCTTGGATTTTGAAGATGGGTAACCAGGTTAGTACCAATCTGAAACAAGCCCTTCTTCTCCAGACTTCGAAAAGAAAAAGCCTTAGAAACTCTTCAGAGAATAGTGATAAGAAAAATAATAAGCAGACTATAGGCATTCTCTCTTTCGAGGTAGCTAATGTTATGTCCAAGACTGTGTACCTCTACAAGTCCCTGACTGACTCCGAGATCTCCAAGCTTAAAAACGAGATCTTGAAGTCTGAGGGGGTTCAAAATCTAGTCTCCTCTGACGAGTCATATCTTCTTGAGCTCGCTCTAGCTGAGAGGCTTGATGACCTGAACAGGGTCGCAGCCGTGGTCTCCCGACTGGGCAAGAGGTGTACCGAGCCGGCTCTTCAAGGGTTCGAACATGTTTATTCTGATATCATGAGTGGGGTTATAGAAGTGAAGGAGTTGGGGTTTTTGGTTAAGGATATGGAGGCTATGGTGAGGAAGATGGAGAGGTATGTTAATGCTACTTCGAGTTTGTATAGCGAGATGGAGGTTTTGAATGAACTGGAGCGAGCCATGAAGAAGTTTCAGCATAATCAACATGAGGAAAGCAAGAGGGCTTTTGAGCAGAAATTCATGTGGCAGAAGCAAGATGTGAGGCATCTTAGGGACATTGCACTGTGGAACCAAACTTATGACAAGGTTGTTGAATTGTTGGCCAGAACTGTGTGTACTGTTTATGCTAggatttgttttgtttttggtgACTCTTGTCTTAGTTTTGAAGCTTCTTCTCCTAATAAGGATGAAGGCATTCAGGTTTCAGGTCAACTCGATCATAGGCGCCATTCTCCGATGGCAGCAGCACCGCCTTTACCTCCTAGAAGAGTTCTCAGCAAGAAGAATAGTGGTGTGGTGCTCAAGAAGGGGTCGAGTTTTAAGTCTCAAGCTGATTCAAAAAGAAGTGAATTGGCCATGTTTCGACCAGAAGATATAGTTTTCCCTTGTGGAACTAGCCCTGGAAGGCTTTTCATGGAATGTCTTAGTTTAAGTAGTTCAGTTTCAAAGTTTGACGATGATGATTATTATGATGGTTGTGGTGGTGATTATGAGGATCGAGGTAGCCAAATTTCGACTTGTCGTAGTAGTATTGCAACTAATGGATCAAGGAGAGAGCAAAGGAACCACTCTAGCTGTTTTAGTAGATCACTGATTGGTATGGATCATCAGAAGCAAACGAATTCGATGAATGGTGCTAGATTTGGTCCCAAAAGTAGGCTAGTTTGCTATGCTCCTCCTTCAACTGTAGGGGGCTCAGCTCTAGCCTTGCACTATGCAAATGTCATTATTGTCATAGAAAAGTTACTTCGATACCCTCACCTTGTTGGCGAGGAAGCTAGAGATGATCTTTATCAGATGTTACCAAGTAGTTTAAGATTGTCTTTGAGGACTAATCTCAAGTCCTATATGAAGAACTTGGCAATATATGACGCCCCTCTTGCTCACGATTGGAAAGAAACTCTTGATGGCTTATTGAAATGGTTAGCTCCATTGGCACATAACATGATCAGATGGCAAAGTGAGCGAAATTTTGAGCAACAGCAGATTGTAACGCGAACAAATGTTCTACTGCTACAGACATTGTACTTTGCTGATAGAGAAAAGACCGAGGCTGCCATatgtaagcttcttcttggtttGAATTACATATGCCGTTATGAGCATCAGCAAAACGCATTGTTGGATTGTGCTAGCAGTTTCGATTTCGAAGACTGTATGGAGTGGCAATTGCAATGCAGAGCTGCAGCTTATGTTGATTGA